The Planctellipticum variicoloris DNA window AAAGCACTTTTCCGTCACCCGGCCAGGCGGGCGACGATTGGGGCGGGGGCGACGAGTCCGGCGGGTTGCTCGGCTCGGTCGGTCTGGCTCCGCAGGAGCCAATCGAGCGCGGACCAAACCGCCCCGAACACCGCCCAAACCGCCACATTCCGCCCCTGCAGTCTCCGTGGCTTGCCAACTCCCAGCAGCTTCCACATCACGCGCCCGAGATTGTGCGCCGCCGTCGCGATCAGGTAGCGCTTCGTCACCTCTGTCAGGCCTTCGAGCCAGCTCCGACGCATCCCGCCCGTCTCGCAGACGTGAGCGAAGGTCCGTTCGCAGACTTCGCTCCGCCGTTTCTGCAACTGCTTCCCCTTCGCCCGCCGGACCCGCTGACGGTTCCCCATCACCGCCCGCTGGTCCTCCGGCGTCTTGTCCGTCCACGTCCAGTCGCTCTTGCGCTTCGGCTCCGGGATGTAGGTCCGAAAGCCCAGCGACTGGCACAGTTCCAGCGTGGCGACCGAGTGATACCCCTTGTCCGCCGCCACCTCTTCAATGCTCTGTTCGCAGCCGATCGCCTGCAGGTTTTCTTCCGCTTTCAGCACGCTGTCGACCAGCGTCTGTTGATCCCCGTGATCGGCGGGACGAATCTCCGCGGCCAGGATCAGGTCGCTCTCCAGGTCCACCACGTGCTCGGCCTTGTACGCCAGATGCGTCGTCCCGTCCTTCATGCGGGCGATCTTCGCCTCGGGATCGGTCTCGCTGACCCACTCCTCGTTCGAGACCTTCTTGTTCTTGCGGTTCTTGTCGAACCGGCGGACGTCTTCGTCACTCGGTTCTTCGTCGGGAGCAATCACGCCTTCTTCCCGCATCAGCCGGACGACATACGCCTTCCAGCCTTCGCCGGTGTCGCGGCGGACGATCGACTTCATCGCCGCATCCGCTTCCAGCGTCGTCGAGTCGACACCCACCGTCTTGCCTGAGAGCAGCTTCTTTTCGGACGCGATCTTCAGCACGAACTGAAAGACTTCCTCGAACACTTCCACCGGCAGCCGCCGGCGGGTCAGCGACAGCGTCGAATGCTCGGGACTCGATTCGTCGAGCGGAATGCCCAGAAACTCCCGCAGCGACAGGCTGTCGGAGCATCGCCAGGCGATCCCCCGCTGACTGTCGATCCCTTCGAAGTACCCCACCAGCAGCATGCGGAAATAGACGCCCGGCGGGATCGAGCGCTGCCCGCGAGTCTCGACCTGCTCGTAGAACGCCTGGCACCGCTTCTCGATCCAGCGGTCGAAGCCGGCTTCGGCGAGCAGCGCGTTGAGCGCTTTGTAGAAGGGATGTCCCTGCGAGCGGGGCAGCTGCTCCGCCGTGACAAACAGCGGCTCCTGCCGCGATTCCTTCCGCCGTCCCATCGCCATCGGGAACCCTCCGTGACCGCCGCGCCTGACCGACCGCGAGAAGATAACAAACCGCGTTCGATCGTGGCAGCGTCAGGGGGAATACTTCAACACGCTGTTAGCTGGTCATCCGATAAAAACCGGGCAAACTCTGTTCACACTCAGAACAGCTTCTCAGCAACCCGATCAGTCCCGATCCTACGCGTGATCGCTCCAATGAATAGCGTCGTTCTCGGCGAAAGTCTAAAATAGCGGGAATTCGACGGAACCTTCTCTATCAATCGACGTGATCGCGGACGCGCTTCGAGTTTAGAACGAGTTCCCCCTTCGCTGCCTGCGAGCGACCGGCGACGTGATGTTCTCGTGCGAAGGAGTCTCTCGAACACGAGGCAAGGTCACCGAGCATCCCTCCGATTGCGAGCGGCACAGGCCGGGAAGCCAGCCCGTTAGGCAGCAGGCTCACCTCGGCGTCAGTCCGAAGCAGTCCGGCACGTAAGGGCGTGGTTGCATCCGGCTCCTACTCGAACGCAGAGCGAGTTTGCAGATGGTCTGCGAGATCGGAACTCGGCGACCATCCATGGGGTTGAAAGGTCGCAGCTTCACGAGAGTAACAGCCCGCCGACTAGCCATACCTTTCGCAAAGCACGGCCACGGCATCGCTTCCGCGCAAACTTCGGCGGATTCCCCGATACCGCATGGCAATTCCAGGCGACCGGGCTATCATGCGTTCGTCGTCTGACGGCGGAAGCATACCGCTGTGACGATATCTCGGAAGACAAGAGAGAGCGCAATTCGGTCCGTGCCGGAGAGCGCGCTCCAGTGTGAGCCGATGCGATGAATCCTCGTTCTAAGGGATTCACCGCGTCGGCTTTTTGTGTTGGTACCCACGCATGCGCTGCACCGGATGCGTTCTGGCCGGCGAATTGCTTCAATTGTGACAGGGAGGAAATCATGAGCGAAACCGTGCGGTCTACCGAACGATCGGTGAGTGCGCTGTTGTTCGAGCTGCGGGGAGATGATTATCGTTCCGTCGCCGTCTGGCTGGGAGTAACTCCCTATGGCGTCTGCTTGATCGATTCACAGCATTCCTGGCTGACTACCAGAGCGGGCGACGCGATTGTAGTCAATGGCAAACGGGAGACCGTAGCCGCGGTAGAACTTTACAGCGTGAGCCCGCTGAGTCAATGCGATCGTGTCGTCACTTGCGCCGCCGACTG harbors:
- a CDS encoding transposase: MAMGRRKESRQEPLFVTAEQLPRSQGHPFYKALNALLAEAGFDRWIEKRCQAFYEQVETRGQRSIPPGVYFRMLLVGYFEGIDSQRGIAWRCSDSLSLREFLGIPLDESSPEHSTLSLTRRRLPVEVFEEVFQFVLKIASEKKLLSGKTVGVDSTTLEADAAMKSIVRRDTGEGWKAYVVRLMREEGVIAPDEEPSDEDVRRFDKNRKNKKVSNEEWVSETDPEAKIARMKDGTTHLAYKAEHVVDLESDLILAAEIRPADHGDQQTLVDSVLKAEENLQAIGCEQSIEEVAADKGYHSVATLELCQSLGFRTYIPEPKRKSDWTWTDKTPEDQRAVMGNRQRVRRAKGKQLQKRRSEVCERTFAHVCETGGMRRSWLEGLTEVTKRYLIATAAHNLGRVMWKLLGVGKPRRLQGRNVAVWAVFGAVWSALDWLLRSQTDRAEQPAGLVAPAPIVARLAG